The Phoenix dactylifera cultivar Barhee BC4 chromosome 12, palm_55x_up_171113_PBpolish2nd_filt_p, whole genome shotgun sequence genome has a window encoding:
- the LOC120112752 gene encoding nuclear transcription factor Y subunit C-4-like: MVQSAQPSQPLMGLVTCTAQTAYAAPYQSAAMVPGAPAVIGAISPGMQLTSTFPTNPHQLAYQQIQQLHQQQQLQQHPQLQAFWAMQMADIEETNDFKNHSLPLSRIKKIMKSDGDVKMISAEAPMIFAKACEMFILELTLRSWNHTEENKRRTLQKNDVAAAISQTDIFDFFVDVIPRNELKEEGSRIASAALPVICAQADYHVPPQHQVTGTEMILGKPVDQTSTAAM; encoded by the coding sequence ATGGTACAGTCCGCACAGCCGTCTCAGCCTCTGATGGGACTTGTAACATGCACTGCCCAAACAGCCTACGCTGCTCCTTACCAATCTGCTGCAATGGTTCCGGGAGCTCCAGCAGTGATCGGAGCCATATCACCTGGCATGCAACTGACATCAACATTCCCCACCAACCCGCACCAGCTCGCATATCAGCAAATCCAACAGCTgcatcagcagcagcagctgcAACAACATCCGCAGCTCCAGGCCTTCTGGGCCATGCAGATGGCAGACATAGAAGAAACCAATGACTTCAAGAACCACAGCCTGCCTCTCTCTAGGATAAAGAAAATCATGAAATCTGATGGAGATGTCAAGATGATCTCAGCTGAGGCTCCTATGATATTTGCAAAGGCGTGTGAGATGTTCATACTGGAGCTGACACTGAGATCATGGAATCATACTGAGGAGAATAAAAGAAGAACACTTCAAAAGAATGATGTAGCTGCCGCTATATCCCAGACTGACATATTTGACTTCTTTGTTGATGTCATTCCCAGGAATGAATTAAAGGAAGAAGGCTCCAGGATTGCAAGTGCTGCTTTGCCAGTGATATGTGCTCAGGCCGACTATCATGTACCACCACAGCATCAAGTAACAGGCACAGAGATGATCTTGGGGAAGCCTGTTGATCAAACATCCACAGCTGCAATGTAG